Proteins from a genomic interval of Oncorhynchus kisutch isolate 150728-3 linkage group LG28, Okis_V2, whole genome shotgun sequence:
- the gramd1ba gene encoding protein Aster-B isoform X7: protein MDIAVSMDTETDQVSLSEDALAHWETWDWESERVPAVLSPTYKQRNEDFRKLFKQLPDSERLIVDYSCALQRDILLQGRLYVSENWICFYSNIFRWETLLTVRLKDICSMTKEKTARLIPNAIQLCTDNDKHFFTSFGARDRTYMMMFRLWQNALLEKPLCPKELWHFVHQCYGNELGLTSDDEDYVPPDDDFNTMGYCEELPVEENDVNDATTLAKMPDVKGDTSPLLSRRVFPDNVLPCPGIIDPLLPFDLATVDDFPLCLPDGELLTLQLPGLDNRSSGHSSPAPSPSLDFNDNEDLPTELSDSSETHDEAGEVQAFHEDLNGKQYMNEVYEFSVDKMYDILFTESTFMRDFLEQRRFSDIVYHPWKKEKDEAGNQTREIMYTVSLTNPLAPKTATVTETQTLYKASQESECYIIDAEVIAHDVPYHDYFYTLNRYVLTRVARKKCRLRVSTELRYKKQPWGLVKGFIERNFWSGLDEYFRHLELELSKVEVVLVEPHRQSPKARALRAGALRRRKRPLIHLRPPHMDEALSPVTTPEDEEVTHHHRIKQVAGSTQTRHIPDHVPGGLALYSVSKLLLIISFVICISLVLLVFLNMMLFYKLWMLEYTTQSLTSWHGIRPQESKLPQTQMEWAQLLESQQRYHDDELQKWKEIIKSSVMLLDEMKDSLLNLQKGMGLKDFNSESEEKGSRYH, encoded by the exons GTATTGAGTCCTACGTATAAGCAACGCAATGAGGACTTCAGAAAACTCTTCAAGCAGCTACCCGACTCAGAACGCCTCATCGTGG ACTACTCCTGTGCCCTGCAAAGAGATATCCTGCTGCAGGGGCGCCTCTACGTCTCAGAAAACTGGATTTGTTTCTATAGCAACATCTTCCGCTGGGAAACACTG CTGACAGTCCGGCTGAAGGATATCTGCAGCATGACAAAGGAGAAGACTGCCCGCCTCATTCCCAACGCCATCCAGCTGTGCACCGACAATGACAAG CACTTTTTCACCTCGTTCGGCGCAAGGGATCGGACATACATGATGATGTTCAGACTATGGCAGAATGCTCTGCTAGAAAAG CCTTTGTGTCCCAAAGAGTTGTGGCACTTTGTCCATCAGTGTTATGGCAATGAGCTGGGTCTGACCAGCGACGACGAGGACTACGTGCCTCCAGACGATGACTTCAACACCATGGG GTATTGCGAGGAGCTGCCGGTGGAGGAGAACGACGTCAATGACGCCACCACCCTCGCCAAGATGCCAGACGTCAAAGGCGACACCAGCCCCCTGTTGTCCCGCAGAGTCTTCCCCGACAACGTCCTGCCCTGCCCGGGCATCATCGACCCTCTCCTTCCC TTTGATTTGGCCACCGTGGACGATTTCCCCCTGTGTCTCCCTGATGGCGAACTCCTGACCCTCCAGTTGCCGGGGTTGGACAACCGGAGCAGTGGTCACAGCAGTCCCGCCCCCTCACCCTCGCTGGACTTTAACGACAATGAGGACCTCCCTACTGAGCTCAGCGACTCTTCCGAGACGCACGACGAAG cagggGAGGTGCAGGCCTTTCATGAAGACCTGAATGGGAAGCAGTACATGAACGAGGTGTACGAGTTCAGCGTTGACAAGATGTACGACATCCTCTTCACCGAGTCCACCTTTATGAGGGACTTCCTAGAGCAGAGACGCTTTTCAG ACATCGTCTATCACCCctggaagaaagagaaagacgAGGCAGGCAACCAGACCAGAGAGATTATGTACACCGTCTCCCTCACCAACCCCTTGGCGCCCAAGACCGCCACTGTCACTGAGACTCAG ACGCTGTACAAGGCCAGCCAGGAGAGCGAGTGCTACATCATAGATGCCGAGGTGATAGCACACGACGTCCCCTACCATGACTACTTCTACACCCTAAACCGCTATGTGCTCACCAGGGTGGCCAGGAAGAAGTGTCGGCTAAG gGTATCCACAGAGTTGCGCTACAAGAAACAGCCGTGGGGGCTGGTCAAGGGCTTTATCGAGAGGAACTTCTGGAGCGGCCTGGACGAGTACTTCAGACACTTAG AGCTGGAACTGAGTAAAGTGGAGGTGGTCCTGGTTGAGCCCCACAGACAGTCCCCCAAGGCCAGGGCTCTACGGGCAGGGGCGTTGAGGCGGCGGAAACGGCCCTTGATCCACCTGCGGCCCCCCCACATGGACGAGGCCCTCAGCCCCGTCACCACCCCCGAGGACGAGGAGGTCACCCACCACCATCGCATCAAACAAGTGGCAG GTTCCACTCAGACCAGACACATCCCGGACCATGTCCCAGGGGGCCTAGCGCTCTACAGCGTCTCCAAGCTACTCCTCATCATCAGCTTTGT GATCTGTATAAG tctagTATTGCTGGTGTTTCTGAACATGATGCTGTTCTATAAGCTATGGATGCTGGAGTACACCACACAGAGTCTCACCTCATGGCATGGCATACGACCACAAGAAAG TAAACTGCCCCAGACCCAGATGGAGTGGGCCCAGCTCCTGGAGTCGCAGCAGCGTTACCATGACGACGAGCTGCAGAAGTGGAAGGAGATCATCAAGTCGTCTGTGATGTTGCTGGATGAG ATGAAGGACTCGTTACTAAACCTGCAGAAGGGCATGGGTTTAAAGGACTTTAACTCTGAATCGGAGGAGAAAGGGAGTCGATATCACTGA